The following are encoded together in the Aciduricibacillus chroicocephali genome:
- a CDS encoding Ig-like domain-containing protein, translating to MKKKLLISIVFLIGLILIQPLSGLAASKFQISVPKKTMEWSAKQKIKVTGAGKTKVTYTSSKTTVATVDSKGNIKAVGLGTVKISAKAGKKKSTVTVKVVNKVRDISISLPNNTVYFNSPNAANAVINTVPSKFNKQAVSYSIANPKLAKVDQNGYITALKEGKTTLTIKAFLFKKDFPIKVRKGKVLWAQQVPKKYGYKGLSWSQDDSLLAFGGKVLDTKTGNTLADFGDAAAEFYSEGLAVANTGKLSFYNNEFKEIKSIENTSFNSTMGEGYKPFHLNAENNIIYTNGWGIYSMNPKTEDAERWHVYTAADIEPYELSMNISPDKKTFMAFDAGDLILFDAHTGEKEQAITNAGFSRSFEMSQDGKKIALAGRSWMNNPANIRIIDKDTQRTERQIPLEASDKEIGEMTYSPNGKYFAVGGSSGSIYVYKTDDYSLHYKLTPPFLHKNYWRTEDAHIWFNGIHSLKFSKDGSKIAAYYQNNDSDYLVVWNVNELK from the coding sequence ATGAAGAAAAAGCTTCTGATTTCAATTGTATTTTTAATAGGTTTGATACTAATACAGCCTCTCTCTGGGTTGGCTGCGAGTAAGTTCCAAATCTCAGTACCGAAAAAGACGATGGAGTGGTCTGCTAAACAAAAAATAAAGGTGACAGGGGCCGGAAAAACGAAGGTCACATATACCTCCAGTAAAACTACTGTTGCAACAGTAGATTCCAAAGGAAATATAAAAGCCGTTGGTCTTGGTACTGTGAAAATCAGTGCTAAAGCGGGCAAGAAAAAATCAACTGTGACTGTTAAAGTCGTTAATAAAGTGAGAGATATTAGCATTTCTTTACCAAACAATACTGTGTATTTTAACTCTCCGAATGCAGCGAATGCAGTTATCAATACGGTTCCATCTAAATTCAATAAACAGGCTGTTTCTTATTCGATTGCTAATCCCAAGTTAGCTAAGGTGGATCAGAATGGCTATATTACAGCTTTGAAGGAAGGGAAGACAACGCTGACAATCAAGGCCTTCCTTTTCAAAAAAGACTTCCCCATTAAGGTTAGAAAGGGAAAGGTACTATGGGCACAGCAAGTTCCTAAAAAGTACGGATATAAGGGTCTAAGTTGGTCTCAGGATGATAGCTTACTCGCTTTTGGAGGAAAGGTGCTAGATACGAAAACAGGGAATACTTTGGCTGATTTTGGAGATGCAGCAGCAGAATTCTATTCAGAAGGTCTAGCTGTAGCCAATACAGGAAAACTTTCATTTTACAATAATGAGTTTAAGGAAATTAAATCAATTGAAAATACTTCATTTAATAGTACCATGGGAGAGGGTTACAAACCGTTTCATCTTAATGCTGAAAATAATATCATCTATACCAATGGATGGGGCATATACAGTATGAATCCGAAAACGGAAGATGCTGAAAGATGGCATGTATACACTGCCGCAGACATTGAACCGTATGAATTGTCTATGAACATATCGCCAGACAAGAAAACTTTTATGGCATTTGATGCTGGTGATTTAATTTTATTTGATGCCCATACTGGTGAAAAAGAACAAGCGATTACGAATGCTGGATTCTCCAGAAGTTTTGAGATGAGTCAGGATGGCAAGAAAATAGCCTTAGCCGGCAGGAGTTGGATGAACAACCCAGCGAATATCAGAATTATTGACAAGGATACGCAGCGTACGGAACGTCAAATCCCTCTGGAAGCTTCGGATAAGGAAATTGGAGAGATGACGTACAGCCCAAATGGTAAGTATTTTGCAGTCGGTGGCAGCAGCGGATCCATTTATGTTTATAAAACAGATGACTATTCGTTGCACTATAAATTAACACCGCCATTCCTGCATAAAAACTATTGGCGTACTGAAGATGCACATATATGGTTTAACGGTATTCATAGTTTAAAATTCAGCAAGGATGGGAGCAAAATTGCAGCATACTATCAGAATAATGATTCTGATTATCTCGTAGTGTGGAATGTAAATGAATTAAAATAA
- the ilvD gene encoding dihydroxy-acid dehydratase, whose translation MRRSDMIKIGVERAPHRSLLYATGKVKAKDLGKPFIGVCNSYIDIIPGHVHLREFAQVVKEAIIEAGGIPFEFNTIGVDDGIAMGHIGMRYSLPSRELIADSAETVINAHWFDGVFYIPNCDKITPGMLMAAARTNVPSVFVSGGPMEAGISSTGKQLSLTSVFEGVGAFKAGKMSEEEFKEIEHNACPTCGSCSGMFTANSMNCLMEMLGMALPGNGSIVATSEKRKDLIYEAAKHLIRMVEEDVKPRDIITKEAIDDAFALDMAMGGSTNTVLHTLAIAREAGIEYNLEEINKIAERVPYLAKIMPASDYSMDDINKAGGVSSIINELTKIPGAIHPDRLTITEKTMGELVSDYEITNEQVIRTKDNPYSPVGGLSILYGNIAPEGAVIKVGAVDPAIKVFEGEAIVFDSQEEAQEAIDNGAVKEGHVVVIRYEGPKGGPGMPEMLAPTSAIMGRGLGSSVALLTDGRFSGASRGISIGHISPEAAEGGPIALVENGDTIVIDLPNRTMNLKVSEEILEERRKSLKPFEPKIKHGWLGRYSKLVTNASKGGVMSI comes from the coding sequence ATGAGAAGAAGTGACATGATCAAAATCGGCGTGGAGCGTGCGCCTCACCGCAGTCTTTTGTACGCTACGGGTAAAGTAAAAGCTAAGGATCTTGGAAAGCCGTTCATCGGTGTATGTAACTCATATATTGATATTATTCCTGGTCACGTTCATTTGCGTGAATTCGCACAGGTGGTAAAAGAAGCGATTATTGAAGCGGGCGGAATCCCGTTTGAATTTAATACAATTGGTGTTGATGATGGAATTGCTATGGGCCATATCGGCATGCGCTACTCATTGCCAAGCCGTGAACTGATTGCTGATAGTGCGGAAACAGTTATCAATGCACACTGGTTCGACGGCGTATTTTATATCCCAAACTGTGACAAAATTACACCGGGCATGCTGATGGCAGCAGCGCGTACGAATGTGCCATCTGTTTTCGTTTCTGGTGGTCCGATGGAAGCAGGGATTAGTTCAACCGGAAAGCAGCTTTCTTTAACATCTGTTTTTGAAGGTGTTGGCGCCTTTAAAGCAGGTAAGATGTCTGAAGAAGAGTTCAAAGAGATTGAACATAATGCTTGCCCGACTTGTGGCTCTTGTTCAGGAATGTTCACAGCGAACTCCATGAACTGTTTGATGGAAATGCTCGGTATGGCGCTTCCAGGTAACGGATCAATTGTTGCTACGAGTGAAAAGCGAAAAGATTTAATCTATGAAGCTGCGAAACATCTGATCAGAATGGTTGAAGAAGATGTGAAGCCTCGTGATATCATTACAAAAGAAGCTATTGATGATGCATTTGCACTTGATATGGCAATGGGTGGATCTACGAATACAGTTCTTCATACTTTGGCAATTGCGAGAGAAGCAGGGATCGAATACAACTTGGAAGAAATTAATAAAATTGCTGAGCGTGTCCCATATCTTGCGAAAATCATGCCAGCATCTGATTACTCAATGGACGATATCAATAAAGCCGGAGGGGTTAGTTCAATTATCAATGAGCTTACGAAGATCCCTGGTGCCATCCATCCAGATCGTCTGACTATTACGGAAAAGACGATGGGTGAACTTGTCAGCGACTATGAAATCACGAATGAACAAGTAATTCGCACGAAAGATAATCCATACAGTCCTGTTGGCGGCTTGTCTATTTTGTACGGAAATATTGCTCCTGAGGGAGCGGTTATCAAAGTTGGCGCTGTAGACCCTGCGATTAAAGTATTTGAAGGTGAAGCGATTGTCTTTGATTCTCAGGAAGAAGCACAGGAAGCAATTGATAATGGCGCAGTTAAAGAAGGTCATGTCGTTGTCATCCGTTATGAAGGTCCTAAAGGCGGGCCGGGAATGCCTGAAATGCTGGCACCTACTTCAGCAATCATGGGTCGTGGTCTCGGCAGTTCAGTAGCACTACTGACTGATGGACGTTTCTCCGGAGCTTCACGCGGTATCTCAATCGGGCACATTTCTCCAGAGGCTGCGGAGGGTGGACCAATTGCGCTAGTTGAAAATGGAGATACAATCGTAATCGATCTTCCTAACCGTACAATGAATCTGAAAGTATCAGAGGAAATTCTTGAAGAACGCAGAAAGTCTTTGAAACCATTTGAGCCGAAGATCAAGCATGGCTGGCTTGGCCGTTATTCCAAGCTTGTAACGAACGCATCAAAAGGCGGCGTAATGAGCATATAA
- a CDS encoding LytR/AlgR family response regulator transcription factor → MLEIVVVEDEPFARDELKFLLNESQKVKIVGEAESMHEALWQVNQLQPDVVFLDIELAKGTGIELAKQFRHMKKMPMIVFATAYSKYALDAFDLDAVDYLVKPIDETRLSKTLDKLIKHADAYSEEPKQESHIQESKTISAKDEDRMIILQVDEICYIGTENRQTYIKTVNGRYETDTLLYKIMEKLGPKFVQVHRGYIANIEQIDAVEPWFNRTFLLIMKDGSKVPVSRSNAKKIKQILDF, encoded by the coding sequence ATGCTAGAAATCGTCGTTGTAGAAGACGAACCGTTTGCTCGGGATGAATTAAAATTTCTTTTGAATGAATCACAAAAGGTAAAAATCGTTGGTGAGGCCGAAAGTATGCATGAAGCCTTATGGCAGGTCAATCAACTTCAGCCTGATGTCGTATTCCTTGATATTGAACTCGCTAAAGGGACAGGCATTGAGCTAGCCAAGCAATTCCGGCATATGAAGAAGATGCCCATGATTGTTTTTGCAACTGCCTACAGCAAATATGCACTGGATGCATTCGACTTGGATGCAGTTGACTATCTTGTTAAACCGATTGATGAAACAAGGCTTAGCAAAACTTTGGACAAGCTGATAAAGCATGCTGACGCTTATTCCGAAGAACCGAAGCAGGAATCACACATACAAGAAAGCAAAACGATCTCCGCCAAAGATGAAGACCGGATGATCATTTTGCAAGTTGATGAGATTTGCTATATCGGAACAGAAAATCGCCAAACCTATATTAAAACAGTAAATGGAAGATATGAAACTGACACATTGTTATATAAGATCATGGAAAAGCTTGGCCCCAAATTCGTGCAAGTGCATCGGGGATACATCGCAAATATTGAACAAATTGATGCAGTTGAGCCGTGGTTCAATCGGACATTCCTATTGATTATGAAAGACGGCTCAAAAGTACCCGTCAGCCGCTCAAACGCCAAAAAAATTAAACAAATACTGGATTTTTAA
- a CDS encoding SH3 domain-containing protein, translating into MKSLVRGIAVLLALLILLPAVPIAAAEAKTESAKVTVDILNVREKTSANSKKLGTLKKGEKVTVYAKTTSGWSEIRFKKKKAYVSTQYLDFSKPAVKVSSKKYNKLNFLKYPQITMKNKSVEQKINSSLLGHAKRSYGQYVEVMDQEQYDDWCMNESWCYYDYDLSYKTKYNKKKKLSVLFNDYVYMGGAHGYNSVTSYNYNLSNGKRVKLNDILNTKTKRSKVRKYVYNYTKRHPDKFFPDLKLSDIKINNSTQFYYTDGGIYLVFQIYELTAYAYGNPAIKIPSSVYK; encoded by the coding sequence ATGAAAAGCTTAGTCAGGGGTATAGCTGTTCTACTTGCGTTGCTTATTTTGTTACCAGCTGTTCCAATAGCAGCAGCTGAAGCCAAGACAGAATCAGCAAAAGTAACAGTAGACATCTTGAACGTAAGAGAAAAAACATCAGCCAATTCGAAGAAACTTGGTACGTTGAAAAAGGGTGAGAAGGTTACTGTCTACGCAAAGACGACTTCAGGTTGGTCGGAAATTCGTTTTAAAAAGAAAAAAGCATATGTGTCTACGCAATACCTTGATTTCAGTAAGCCGGCGGTCAAAGTTTCCAGCAAGAAATACAACAAACTAAACTTCTTAAAATATCCTCAGATCACGATGAAGAATAAGAGTGTGGAGCAAAAGATTAATAGCAGCCTGCTTGGGCATGCTAAAAGATCATATGGACAGTATGTAGAAGTAATGGACCAAGAGCAATATGATGATTGGTGCATGAATGAGTCTTGGTGTTACTACGACTATGATTTATCGTATAAAACGAAATATAACAAAAAGAAAAAACTGAGCGTTTTGTTCAACGATTATGTGTACATGGGTGGTGCTCATGGTTACAACAGTGTAACTTCATATAACTACAACCTTTCCAACGGGAAACGAGTTAAATTAAACGACATACTAAACACGAAAACAAAACGGTCCAAAGTACGTAAGTATGTATATAATTATACGAAAAGACATCCTGATAAATTTTTCCCGGACTTAAAACTGAGCGATATTAAAATTAATAATAGTACGCAATTCTACTACACAGATGGTGGCATTTATCTAGTTTTTCAGATCTATGAACTGACAGCTTATGCGTACGGGAATCCTGCAATTAAGATTCCATCTTCTGTATATAAATAA
- a CDS encoding MFS transporter encodes MKTNETNKPNKSNIIMLAILLLNLFIAFMGISLVIPVTPAIMNELHLSGSTVGYLVASFAVAQLIVSPIAGRWADRFGRKRMIVIGLIVFGISEFIFGIGKAIEALFLSRVLGGISAAFIMPAVTAFIADITTPKERSKALGYMSASINTGFIIGPGVGGFLAEISTRMPFFVASGFALLAAVLSVILLREPERNVASNEAGRQKPSIKRIFAPMYFIAFIIIFISSFGLATFESLFSLFVDHKFGFTPKDIAIMITGGAVIGAFAQVVLFDRLTRKIGEIRLVRYCLMLSTVLVFLVTLVHAYFAVLLVTVIVFLGFDLIRPAVTTYLTKIAEGEQGFAGGMNSMFTSFGNVLGPIIGGMLFDMNLNFPFYFSVCLLIIGTGFTFAWKEPKIERQ; translated from the coding sequence ATGAAGACCAACGAGACAAACAAGCCAAACAAGTCGAACATCATCATGTTGGCGATTCTTTTATTAAATCTATTTATTGCTTTTATGGGAATTAGCCTGGTAATCCCTGTTACCCCTGCAATTATGAATGAGTTGCATTTATCCGGATCAACTGTTGGTTATTTAGTGGCTTCTTTTGCGGTTGCACAGTTAATTGTCTCTCCCATTGCCGGTCGTTGGGCGGACCGATTTGGACGAAAGAGAATGATTGTAATCGGCCTAATTGTTTTTGGGATTTCCGAATTTATATTTGGTATCGGTAAAGCGATTGAGGCCCTATTTTTATCCCGAGTGCTTGGCGGTATAAGTGCGGCATTCATCATGCCGGCTGTCACGGCGTTCATTGCGGATATTACAACGCCCAAGGAGAGATCGAAGGCACTTGGTTATATGTCGGCCTCCATTAATACAGGATTTATCATAGGCCCTGGTGTAGGGGGGTTTTTAGCTGAGATATCAACCCGAATGCCTTTCTTCGTAGCATCAGGCTTTGCTTTGCTTGCAGCTGTATTGTCCGTTATTTTGCTGAGGGAACCTGAGCGAAATGTGGCTAGTAATGAAGCTGGCAGGCAAAAGCCGTCAATCAAACGTATTTTTGCCCCTATGTACTTCATAGCCTTTATCATTATTTTCATCTCATCATTTGGATTGGCTACCTTTGAATCATTATTTTCTTTGTTTGTTGACCATAAATTCGGCTTCACTCCCAAAGATATTGCCATTATGATAACGGGCGGAGCAGTGATAGGAGCCTTTGCGCAGGTTGTCTTATTTGACCGCTTGACAAGAAAAATTGGCGAAATCCGTTTAGTACGGTATTGTCTCATGCTTTCCACGGTACTAGTATTTTTGGTCACGCTTGTACATGCGTATTTTGCGGTGCTTCTTGTAACTGTTATCGTTTTTCTTGGATTTGATCTAATACGACCTGCCGTTACGACATATTTGACGAAAATTGCGGAAGGTGAACAAGGATTCGCCGGGGGTATGAACTCAATGTTCACAAGCTTTGGTAACGTATTGGGCCCCATTATCGGTGGGATGCTGTTTGACATGAACTTGAATTTTCCATTCTATTTCTCAGTTTGTTTACTAATCATCGGAACAGGGTTTACATTTGCTTGGAAAGAACCAAAGATAGAGAGACAATAA
- a CDS encoding YfcC family protein, which translates to MEEVRKHDVDSEQKSQKEKRKFKLPHIYVILFVFSAIAAITTYIIPAGEFERIPGPEGRTTIDPESFTHIKQTPVGIVDFLTVIPRGLIDAGEVVFFTFIIGGMFMVLRKTGIIEVAVDKLARRFAHRSIMLIPVLTTVFAIIATLIGTAELSLVYIPVIMPLVIALGYDSITAAAIALCGTVVGFTAGVLNPINTGLGQKLAGVPVFSGMGLRFIVFVITITAAIFFIIRYAKKVKRDPFNSYVYEEDKEKRKLYQSVGKSKALHMSSRQKWAALVALLFFGILVYGVTSKGWFMVEMAGLFIIMGIVVGLIAGLKVGDICEGFNEGFRDVLMGAFIVGLARAVAVVLEDGQIMDTIVHALGTVVGDLPPALAAVGMYFVQMMINFVISSGSGHALVTMPIMAPLADMVGVTRQTAVLAYQLGDGFTHIFYPTSGYFMAALAIAGVAWQKWLRFILPLFLTWVGISVVTMVVAQVIGWS; encoded by the coding sequence ATGGAAGAGGTCAGAAAGCATGATGTTGACTCCGAACAAAAATCTCAGAAAGAGAAGAGAAAGTTCAAACTCCCGCATATATACGTTATTTTATTCGTATTCAGCGCAATCGCAGCCATCACCACATATATCATCCCGGCTGGCGAGTTCGAACGTATACCCGGACCGGAGGGCAGAACGACGATTGATCCGGAATCCTTTACACATATTAAGCAAACGCCTGTGGGCATTGTTGACTTTCTGACAGTCATCCCACGTGGATTGATAGATGCTGGAGAGGTTGTATTTTTCACATTCATTATTGGCGGTATGTTCATGGTGTTGAGGAAGACTGGCATTATTGAAGTAGCCGTTGATAAATTGGCAAGGAGATTCGCTCATCGGAGCATCATGTTGATCCCGGTGTTAACTACGGTATTCGCCATTATTGCGACGCTGATTGGAACCGCTGAGCTATCACTCGTTTACATTCCTGTTATTATGCCGCTTGTTATCGCACTTGGCTACGATTCAATTACTGCAGCGGCAATTGCTCTATGTGGAACAGTTGTCGGTTTTACAGCAGGTGTCTTGAATCCTATCAACACAGGTCTTGGTCAGAAACTGGCAGGTGTTCCGGTCTTCTCCGGAATGGGTTTACGTTTCATCGTCTTCGTCATTACGATAACAGCTGCAATCTTCTTCATTATCCGCTATGCGAAGAAGGTGAAAAGAGACCCATTTAATAGTTATGTTTATGAAGAAGACAAGGAAAAGCGAAAACTTTATCAGAGTGTTGGCAAGTCTAAGGCATTGCATATGTCTAGTCGCCAAAAATGGGCAGCTCTTGTTGCACTTCTATTCTTCGGAATTCTCGTCTATGGAGTTACATCAAAAGGCTGGTTCATGGTCGAGATGGCAGGTCTGTTCATCATCATGGGAATAGTCGTCGGTTTAATTGCAGGTCTCAAAGTTGGCGATATCTGTGAAGGATTTAATGAAGGTTTCCGTGATGTGCTGATGGGGGCATTCATTGTTGGCTTGGCACGAGCAGTTGCTGTAGTGCTTGAGGACGGTCAAATAATGGATACGATTGTACATGCTCTTGGTACAGTAGTTGGTGATTTGCCACCAGCTTTGGCAGCCGTCGGAATGTATTTTGTGCAAATGATGATCAACTTCGTCATCTCTTCGGGAAGTGGGCATGCGCTCGTTACGATGCCGATTATGGCACCTCTTGCTGATATGGTTGGTGTCACAAGACAGACAGCTGTCCTGGCGTATCAGTTAGGTGATGGATTTACACATATCTTCTATCCTACAAGTGGCTACTTCATGGCGGCGCTTGCGATTGCTGGTGTGGCTTGGCAAAAATGGCTTCGTTTCATCTTGCCGCTATTCTTGACATGGGTAGGTATTTCTGTTGTCACGATGGTTGTTGCGCAGGTAATCGGCTGGTCTTAA
- a CDS encoding DUF2812 domain-containing protein translates to MKKFRIFFDIEKEEQWLNEQLHKGYYCTKVSGWGVYTFEKTLKNYVIRLDYRDHLSKEKFEEYKEIYEDFGWSCIKGPWMSGIRYWQKEDDGQNEIFSDRESKRCYYKRLMNYSFALLLLFLMLSYSTFRDSGLYMTQGLWSMKGSLFWKAFIFETPFALIRLFPPIMAILFGCSYYKTYQKYSLLKEE, encoded by the coding sequence ATGAAGAAGTTTAGAATATTCTTTGACATTGAAAAAGAAGAGCAATGGCTGAACGAGCAACTGCACAAAGGATATTACTGCACTAAAGTTAGTGGTTGGGGAGTATATACTTTCGAGAAAACACTTAAGAATTACGTGATCCGGCTTGATTATCGGGATCATTTGTCAAAGGAAAAGTTTGAGGAATATAAAGAGATTTATGAAGATTTTGGCTGGAGCTGTATTAAAGGACCCTGGATGAGTGGAATACGATATTGGCAAAAAGAAGATGATGGCCAAAATGAAATCTTCTCCGATCGAGAGTCCAAGCGCTGTTATTATAAAAGGCTAATGAATTATTCATTTGCACTGTTGCTGTTATTCTTGATGTTATCATATTCAACTTTCAGGGATTCGGGGTTGTATATGACACAAGGATTGTGGAGCATGAAAGGTTCTTTATTCTGGAAGGCATTTATATTTGAGACACCGTTTGCTCTAATAAGGTTGTTCCCACCCATTATGGCTATATTATTCGGCTGCAGTTACTATAAAACATATCAAAAGTATTCGTTATTAAAGGAAGAATAA
- a CDS encoding LytS/YhcK type 5TM receptor domain-containing protein: MLDLLAQLLSRMTLIITIAFLITRLSIFRRIIYHHLSIKGSMMLAIIFGLFGIIGNYTAVVVHPETHIISNLWNPHLQTNNAIADTRNIGIIIGGFVGGPIVGIGSALIAGGHRLILGGFISEASFVASIIGGCIAGWFGRKLRFIGLIRPLHMFMIGGFIVTVQILLIPFLAVDHSLALHLIKFTGIPIIVINSVGIWICAVIFYSVVQEEERTRANQTAKALSIADQTLSLFRQGLNESSATKATRIIQQLTDVDHTAITRGIRQLAHTGSVALREKSQQSERVYRERVLKTGKMEIIQPNTSALFHRNPQDPAFIVLPLRVKQRTIGTLTFYYRNPNQINPVEREFAEGLGNLFSSQLEFGEIERHNYLLQDAEMKAFHAQIQPHFLFNALNTIVALCRTDPMLARKLLIHLSTFLRNNLSGITDRIVSLEKELENVFAYLAIEQARFPDKFELNVDIHPEATHMMIPPFILQPLVENAITHGELKEMEGMGKIHITITPQNETHLKVTVSDNGVGIPSERLRDLGQRKVESSKQGSGTALFNIKERLTALFSQDATFSMNSTPGEGTCVTITLPIHF, encoded by the coding sequence ATGCTGGATTTATTGGCGCAACTGCTTTCACGCATGACGCTCATCATTACAATCGCCTTTCTCATTACAAGGTTATCCATATTCAGAAGAATAATCTACCATCATTTGAGTATAAAAGGCAGTATGATGCTTGCTATCATCTTTGGCCTATTTGGAATCATTGGCAATTATACTGCGGTTGTCGTACATCCTGAGACACATATCATTTCCAACCTGTGGAATCCCCATCTTCAAACGAACAACGCCATTGCTGACACCCGTAATATTGGAATCATCATCGGCGGTTTTGTAGGTGGCCCCATTGTTGGAATTGGTTCCGCACTGATTGCAGGTGGGCATAGATTGATTCTTGGCGGGTTTATCAGCGAAGCAAGCTTCGTCGCCTCTATTATAGGAGGCTGTATCGCCGGCTGGTTTGGACGCAAATTGAGATTTATCGGATTGATTCGTCCTCTCCATATGTTCATGATTGGCGGCTTCATCGTCACTGTACAGATTTTGCTTATACCGTTCCTCGCAGTCGATCATAGCCTCGCTCTTCATTTGATTAAATTTACAGGTATACCGATTATTGTGATTAATAGTGTCGGTATATGGATCTGCGCCGTTATTTTTTATAGTGTTGTCCAGGAAGAGGAAAGAACACGTGCCAATCAGACTGCGAAGGCTTTATCTATTGCAGATCAGACACTTTCACTCTTTCGACAAGGATTGAATGAATCATCTGCGACAAAAGCAACTCGGATCATTCAGCAGCTAACTGATGTGGATCATACTGCAATCACAAGAGGAATTCGCCAACTTGCTCATACAGGATCAGTCGCACTCCGGGAGAAAAGCCAACAATCTGAGCGTGTTTATCGCGAGCGTGTTTTAAAGACAGGAAAAATGGAAATTATCCAACCTAATACGAGTGCCCTATTTCACCGAAATCCTCAGGATCCAGCATTCATCGTTCTACCTTTGCGTGTAAAACAGAGAACTATTGGCACTCTCACTTTTTATTACCGTAACCCAAATCAGATTAATCCTGTAGAGCGGGAATTCGCTGAAGGTCTTGGAAATTTGTTTTCCAGCCAGCTCGAATTTGGAGAGATCGAACGTCATAATTACTTATTGCAGGATGCCGAAATGAAGGCATTTCACGCTCAAATTCAACCGCATTTTCTTTTCAATGCTTTGAATACCATTGTTGCTCTTTGTCGGACCGATCCGATGCTCGCCCGAAAACTGTTAATCCACCTTTCAACCTTTCTTCGCAATAATCTGTCCGGTATCACGGATAGGATTGTTAGCCTTGAAAAAGAGCTTGAAAATGTATTCGCTTACTTGGCTATAGAGCAAGCAAGATTCCCTGACAAATTTGAATTGAATGTGGATATCCATCCTGAGGCGACTCATATGATGATTCCTCCTTTCATTCTCCAGCCTCTTGTTGAGAATGCCATTACACACGGTGAACTGAAAGAAATGGAGGGTATGGGCAAAATACATATTACAATTACACCACAAAATGAAACACACTTGAAAGTTACTGTATCAGATAACGGAGTTGGTATCCCTTCTGAAAGGCTGCGAGACTTGGGTCAACGTAAGGTTGAATCCTCAAAACAAGGGAGTGGAACGGCACTTTTCAATATAAAGGAACGTCTCACGGCGCTCTTCAGCCAAGATGCTACTTTCTCCATGAACAGTACACCAGGCGAAGGTACATGTGTTACGATAACATTGCCTATACATTTTTAA
- a CDS encoding PadR family transcriptional regulator yields the protein MKHKLLPLSETMHYILLALREPLHGYAVMQKIESMSKGTVILAAGTLYGAIENLKKHGWIEPAGNSGRRKAYVITSEGSTILKMEQERLLRILSLYEGSESDEEV from the coding sequence ATGAAACATAAATTATTGCCACTATCTGAAACGATGCATTATATATTACTGGCTTTGCGTGAGCCGCTTCACGGTTACGCTGTAATGCAAAAAATAGAAAGTATGAGTAAGGGAACTGTTATTTTAGCGGCTGGTACATTATACGGCGCAATCGAAAACTTGAAAAAACATGGCTGGATTGAACCTGCAGGGAATTCAGGCAGGAGAAAAGCATATGTGATTACTTCTGAAGGAAGCACCATCTTAAAAATGGAACAGGAAAGGCTTTTGCGCATTCTATCCTTGTATGAAGGAAGTGAATCAGATGAAGAAGTTTAG
- a CDS encoding FadR/GntR family transcriptional regulator yields MVRKRLSDRVADNIMTMISIEKRFFPGDKLPNENEFSEELSISRTTLREAIRILVTHGILEIRRGKGTYVKEEFEVNNIESLATFADVKINARDLYEMRLIFEPEAAYYATLRANEEELGRIIEYGKQIEQKILNNEDRTEVEQKFHNSIVKAAHNEFMEKLMPVIYEAIDKGVILSKKKELAIKDTINDHNMIMEFMKLRNAEGARSAMKIHILHAMAELGIE; encoded by the coding sequence ATGGTGCGAAAAAGGCTGTCTGACCGTGTAGCTGATAATATCATGACCATGATCTCCATAGAAAAAAGGTTTTTCCCAGGTGACAAGCTGCCGAATGAAAATGAGTTCTCTGAAGAACTGAGCATCAGCAGGACGACACTTCGTGAGGCTATCCGAATACTTGTTACTCATGGCATCTTGGAAATCCGGCGTGGAAAAGGTACATATGTTAAAGAAGAGTTTGAAGTGAATAACATCGAGTCCTTGGCTACTTTTGCTGATGTGAAAATCAATGCAAGGGACTTGTATGAAATGCGTCTCATTTTTGAACCGGAAGCAGCCTATTATGCGACACTTCGGGCGAATGAAGAGGAACTTGGGCGTATAATAGAGTATGGAAAGCAAATAGAGCAGAAGATACTTAATAATGAGGACAGGACAGAAGTTGAGCAGAAGTTCCATAACTCTATTGTAAAAGCAGCTCACAATGAGTTCATGGAGAAGCTTATGCCTGTCATTTATGAGGCAATTGATAAGGGCGTCATCCTTTCCAAAAAGAAAGAGCTGGCAATCAAAGACACAATTAATGACCATAATATGATTATGGAATTCATGAAACTGCGCAATGCCGAAGGTGCAAGGAGCGCGATGAAGATTCATATTTTGCATGCGATGGCTGAGTTAGGAATTGAATAG